From Ictalurus punctatus breed USDA103 chromosome 2, Coco_2.0, whole genome shotgun sequence:
agataaagtcttcaggatggtagatctccaggaacaaggTCGGTGACCACTGTTTTAAGGCATCACAGAAAGATGCTCAGTGTTTTCTCTCTAGTGGAGGCTTCACCGGATATTTAGTGTAGGCTATACTGATTCTGAAACCAGTATTACGCAGAATATTACTATTAAAATAGAACTCAATAAAACAAAGCCCATTATGTTTAACTTCAAAATACCACTCACTGCATGTTTGATTTGCATAatattttttgtacattttcaagaATGAGTCAATAATTCTGGAAATTAATTtggagacaaagagaaagaaacacacacacacacacacacacacacacacacatacacacacacaaatatatatatatagtcagcGTTATGTAACTGTTAATAGGCCTACCCAACAAGCTTTAggatatttttgtttgcataAGAGATCCCAGTAATCACAGAGCCCTTAATGCTGGTCAAATGCAAGCGCAGATCTGACCACATTACTGCCAAATGCTCAGTGAATATCAGCCAACTGATAAATTCCACAGCTCTTGTGTATACACCAAACACAAGAGTCTGTCCAATTCTGTTTACAAGTATTGGCAAATATGATAAGGATCCTCAGAGAAACAATTTTTCCACAAGCATTACATTTTCAAAGGAAAAATTTTAAAAGGAAGTGTTTTAAGACAGAGAAATGTTAATATCACTGTAGTATCATGTAATCCAATGATGACATCTAACAGGAATAACTGAGTGTTATCCATCCAAATGTTGCCAGTGTGCTGCACTGATAAATGTTAAGTAGAGTTCAGTCAGTTCAAGTGCAGTCATGTCTAGTAAAAATGAAAGTTTCAAAGTTAAATTGGGGAAATGTAAGGAAATGTATGAAGGTATTGATACACTAAAATATTAGAATGTACAGTATGAAAACGTAATAGATTGAATCCTTGGTATAGTGTAAAAATGTGACAGTGCAAATGACAGTACAAATTCATTTAGGGCATGGTACTATAAAGgatgtcagtgagtgtgtgtgtgtgtgtgtgtgtgtgtgtgtgtgtgtgtgtgtgtgtgtgtgtgtgtgtgagtgagtgtgatcCTCTATAAACATGTCATACTGAGCCAGATTACCTGGGTTAATTACAGTAGTAGATAAAGAGGATTAACCGATTTGTGCACCGTAATTTAACGATTTAATGATCTCCAtaaacataaatgaatgaatatgaataagTTTAATTAACATGAATAAATCTTATAATGACCCCTGAATCTCTGTGTGACCTGCGTCAATCTCCCTTCACCCTCAAAGAGTGATTACAGACTATACAGTCTCAGAGGTAGACACGTAGTTCACATTTTGTATGTTCCTCTAAATATGTCTAAATATATCTCTCCACACCACACTTGAGTTTACACAATTCAAACTTTCTGAGAAGGTGCTGGTTTGTGAAATATCTTTTCAGGTGTGATTACATGAACCAATAATCAGCTTTAGCAGTGACGAGGATGAACAGGCATGAATATGACTGAATATGACTGACATTTCTAAGAAATCCTGCCAGCTTAGTTCATGTTAGCCAACTCACTAGAGTTAACAATGAAGATTATGATCATTCATGAATATTACATCAAATTCCTTTCAGAAATCATGTCAGCTTAGTTCATGTTAGCCAACTCATTAGAGTTAACAATGAAGATTATGATCATTCATGAATATTAAATCaaattcctctcagaaatcctgtcagctTAGTTCATGTTAGCCAACTTGCTAGTGTTCGAGGTGAAGATTATGATCATTCATGAATATTACATGaaattcctctcagaaatcctgtcaggttagcacATGCTAGCCAGCTAGTTAGCATTAACAGCAAATACTAtggacattttaaaatgtcGTTCAGAAATCATGTCAGATTAGCACATGTTAGTCAGTAGATAGGGATAGAATAtaagattatatatattataaataagaaACGTTGTAACAGTTTATTTTAGACAGCTAGCTAGCATTTACAGTAAATTTTATGAACATTTGAAAAATTCTGTCAgcaatcctgtcaggttagcacATGATAGCCAGCTGGCTAGCATTAGCAGCAAATATTATGAACATTTGAAAAATTCTGTCAGAAATAATGTCAGGTTAGCACAGGATAGTCTGTAGATAGGGATAGAATGTGACAGGATTATGTGCATTATAAATAAGTATTTTTGCCATAGCTTattttagccagctagctagcattaaaaGGAAAAGTATGAACATATATGAATATGActtaaaaatcctgtcagagAATGTGTTAGCTGGAAATGTTCTCCATCTGTCTGACAATTCTGAACATTTCCTAGATACACTTTCAATTCATCTCATTGTAGCTATGTGGGTAGCTTTAGCAGTGaattttaagaacatttaagaATATGGTGTGCAAAAGGTGTAAAAATCATTAGTTCATCTCAGCCAGCTGGctaacaaaatatataaatatgacttcTTTCTTCCTATTTCAGCACTTTCAGATATGGACTTGAAGCTAAGGCCACATTTTGGCAGCTGTTAGTATACCTGctcagaggaaaagaaaaggaaaaaatatggACTATCAACATCCAAATAATCAAGGCGAGGAGGGGTGTCTAGTTGCCTTAGTATTCAAAAGTTCCAGTTTAGGAAGAACGCATGCAGgtgttttggggggaaaacACTAAATGAACTAAACAACCTTTAGTGTTAGCTAACTTCACATTCACCGATGGCCGAAAAATGTTTACCTTCTCTGAAGTCCAAATGTCACCTTATTTTAGCTTattttagccagctagctaatgtGTGTAGCTAATACGTGTCGTTTTATGTACCTGACAAAAACCTTTGAATTGTGCAGTTAATTATGCTAAGATATTATCTGTAGCATTATGAACATTTTGTAgctttgacaaaaaaaatctttatttgaAGAATACACCGTTAGTTGGTTACATGTTCATTGCAAGGGAGATGGGTCCGATGCATCACATTGGCTGTACAGTCAGGCTTCACAACACATGCATGCAGTCGGATCAAATACTTGTTTTGCCGTGTGCTTCACAGAATGtgtctgaaaataaaattcatcaCGAAAATAAAACTCCATATGATAAAACTAGGTCTTCAGTACagacataaatataatatacatacagtactgacAAAATTGCTTGAATCACAGTATATGTCAGAAAAAAGGTCACGATCAAGTTACCAAATCAGGCACAAAATGATACAACAGGAGATCGGAGTTGTCAAGACAGGCACGAAGCAAAAAGAGATATGAAGATATTGAAAACTGGAACTTGTCTAACGTTCACAGGTTTTGCGAGCGCGTTAGAAAAAGAGAGTCAGACAGAAATGTGTGCTTGGTCTTGCTTCTACTTAGAGGAACTTTCAGAGGGAAGACAAACTTTTCTGTTTCAGTACATTTTGGGGAAAATACAATGCAGTTACATACAGTCAACTTATCTCGTGGTGGAACGATACGTCAAATTTGTCTCCACATTTCTTCTTGGTGGTTTAGAGAAGAGATCAGCTGAAACGGAATGAGATACAGCTAGGCTACATCTCTGCATATTTTCGGTGTTACTGGTGAGCTCAGAGATACGTAGTTGATTACTGTTCAGGACTGAAGATGTAGTCCAGAGCCTGTCTTTCTGCTGCTGCAACATTTGGGTGCCACAGATCGACACTGAAAATCACCCTTGGACCGTCTTCAGCGCCACCTAGTtgacaaaaaagaagaagaaaaaaacaacaagttaCAGTCAGAGTCAAATCTGATACTATGTCTATGCATTTTTATGACTTATAGTGACATTTTAACAAcgtttaattatttcattatttcatttaatggCTTTAATTTCAACGCTTACCATTGTGCGAGATGGTGTGCAGGAAAGAGTCATCCACTAGGAGGCAGTGTCCCTCAGACCAGCACTGAGGCTCACCCCCTACCACCAGTTCACACTGTGAAGGAGTCTGGAGACCTACGGGACATGTAGAAtttgttaattaaataaacGTTTAATTGATGACACGTTCTGTGAGCAGATTCCTATTTCAGAAAGAACTGCTGATGTATGactgctttgtaacagtcagagttaaagctgttcctttatgTTTTCCTACACATGCAAGTTGTCAGGATGGAGGGCTTTGTTGTTTGTTGGTAATATCACATATGCCTTATTTGTCTTTAATGTTAAAGGTGTCATTGTAAATGGATAAACatatgatgtgttgttctttaacattttcttatttattagcGTTGGAAAAATACTATGGTGtctgaggaataaaacacctttaGACGTGCAAGTATAGGAAAGTAACCACTTTAGGGTGGTAACAGACCTCTGCTTTATGGACatatatttgtgtaaaaaaTCACAAGCTTTAATCAGATCGCTACAGGGATTTCTTGTCATTCTGAATTACAGATTCAAAGCATATGtcttatatatttttctatatgATATTCCAAGAAAGGATTACCTATTTCTTTCACCATTAATGCATTAGCCATTGTGTAGGATAACTGGTGCTATATAAGGAGTCAGGACTTACCCAGATGGCACCGGAGACGTGTGTTGGTGGGCCCATAGGTTCCCCCTAGTGAGGCCCCAGGGCCCAAAAGCCAGAAACCTGCTGAGCCAAGGGAGTTACTGCTGATGAAAGTTCTCAGGGAGAGGAGAGTACGGTACGTACATGGACACGCGCGGCAATTACTtgccacacacactccagcgTTGTAGAGTGGAAACAGTGCCTGACCCTGAGAAGTGAAGCGACAAACATAAACATGATTAACGAATAAATGAACAAGGCTGTGTTTTCACTAAGCACCAGTGAAGCTTCTATTGACGAATTTACATGTATGATGAAGCAAGGCAGGAGACCTCTCAGTGGTGCAGTGCAGATATTGATTTGAGATAGTGAGTAGGAAAGTGAGGCGAGTGAAGGTGAGTGAGTAAAAGCGAACAGGAGAGAGATtaatagtgagtgagagtgagctaGAGATACtacttaataaatatttaatgcatCTTTAGTAGATCTCAGTGTTGCTGCAAAATCACATTTACAGCAGCTTAAACCTGGAACTTTGGACCGTGACGATCTCAAAATGAAACTTGTTCGAAAAGTTGTGCTAAAAAAGAACTTAAGATTTTAAGCCCACAATTGTTATTCAATTAAGTAAGAATTTCGTACAGGTTTATTGCATTGTTCAAATCCTCCGATCTGGCATGGCAGCCAGTATAAGactttataatacattatataattacattaatttactttatactttattatattacttttattacCTTGGGTCCTTGGAATATCCAGCCCAGCTTTGTGTCAATGCCTCTCTTGAAGACAGCCTGGAATTCAGCAAGGATTATAGGGTAGCTGGCCTCCAGGATCTCGATGTCATGGCGATGAGCATCCCGAGGGAAGAAAGGGATGCTCGGAACATCGGGAAGGTAGAAGAGGTGGGGCTTCTGAATGGTGGAGCGATCATTCATCCTagtctttaaaataataataagaaggcATGGAGtcaagcagagagagagagagagagagagagagagagagagagagagagagagtacatcATATATCACTCATAAAGGTGTGTTATATATCAAATGAAATTTGATTTGGACCACAGTTTGGTAGAGTTTTGCATTCTACCTCCTGTAGCAGATGTAACTGACATTACAAGGTTTACTAGCCTGGTCTATTTTAGTATTTTCAGAACATTTCCCCTACTGTAAACTTGTACATATACAATGCAGCCAGCATTTCCAGAAGGGCTTTGATCTCTGTGGTCAAATCGGTACCTTTTAAAAGCAAGTAAACTCTTCTAGCACCCTAAAGCCTTCCTCAGTTTGTCCCTCTTTGTGACTACTTAAAGGTTCTTTTGTAAAACTATACAGAGGGGTTTccctttttaaacattttccaaGTAGAGCCTCTGTAGAAAGCTAGAACTGTTCCCCTATCAAGGAAACCATGA
This genomic window contains:
- the asphd1 gene encoding aspartate beta-hydroxylase domain-containing protein 2, with the translated sequence MSWSLDLLPLPPCVELGGPPLSGLLWTLLLLFLWYCYRVGADPPSCSSGSAHSALSRSSSCSPVEHGHSTPKPSPAIAVESGEEEEAKSYLMPVLSHAPFPAQAAAGSRKLYTALQEYAKRYSWAGMGRIHKGLRIQTRMNDRSTIQKPHLFYLPDVPSIPFFPRDAHRHDIEILEASYPIILAEFQAVFKRGIDTKLGWIFQGPKGQALFPLYNAGVCVASNCRACPCTYRTLLSLRTFISSNSLGSAGFWLLGPGASLGGTYGPTNTRLRCHLGLQTPSQCELVVGGEPQCWSEGHCLLVDDSFLHTISHNGGAEDGPRVIFSVDLWHPNVAAAERQALDYIFSPEQ